A single region of the Moorena sp. SIOASIH genome encodes:
- a CDS encoding AAA family ATPase — translation MTDLQTFYRATNPSKTLAVDNEEDRKYYIDFSSVRGGQIIEKLRKKIAIFSPNKPTCELFTGHIGCGKSTELLRLKLDLERSGFHVVYFESDQDLEMSDVDISDILLAIARRVSESLEGAGISLQPGYFQRLFGEVKDILKTPMELSDVEFSVGIATITSQAKASPKQRDKLRGYLEPRTNGIIEAINQEVLEPAIQKLKQTGKKGLVVIVDNLDRVDSIQKPFGRLQPEYLFADRGAQLRGLGCHVVYTIPLSLRFSNDFGMVTERFMTDPKVLPMVPVQLRDGSKHEEGMALLRQMVLARAFPDLEPNQRLTKITAIFDSPETLDRLCGASGGHVRNLLRFLNDWIMEEGKLPLSRNGLERMIKAQHHKLVLAITDDEWDLLRKVAKDKKVTGDDGYQILIRSRFVYEYYDQEEPWFDVNPILAEAKELV, via the coding sequence ATGACCGATTTACAAACGTTTTACCGAGCTACCAACCCCAGTAAAACCTTAGCGGTGGACAATGAGGAGGATCGCAAGTATTACATTGATTTCTCTTCAGTACGCGGCGGTCAGATTATTGAAAAACTTAGAAAAAAGATTGCTATCTTTTCACCAAATAAACCTACTTGTGAACTGTTTACTGGGCATATTGGCTGCGGCAAGTCTACGGAGTTGCTCAGGTTAAAGCTGGATTTAGAACGGTCAGGATTTCATGTGGTTTACTTCGAGTCCGATCAAGACTTGGAAATGAGCGATGTTGATATCAGTGATATTTTACTGGCGATCGCTCGTCGAGTCAGTGAAAGTCTGGAAGGCGCTGGCATTAGCCTTCAACCAGGGTACTTCCAGAGGTTATTTGGCGAAGTCAAAGATATCTTAAAAACACCGATGGAGCTATCGGATGTAGAATTCTCTGTAGGCATTGCCACCATTACCAGTCAAGCCAAAGCTAGCCCTAAGCAGCGGGATAAGTTGAGAGGATATCTAGAGCCTCGAACCAATGGAATTATTGAAGCAATTAATCAGGAGGTGCTGGAGCCTGCTATCCAGAAATTGAAACAGACCGGGAAAAAGGGACTAGTAGTAATTGTCGATAACCTTGACCGCGTGGACTCTATTCAAAAGCCCTTTGGTCGTCTTCAGCCAGAATATTTGTTTGCGGATCGAGGAGCACAGTTGCGGGGACTGGGCTGTCACGTGGTTTACACTATTCCACTGTCGCTGCGGTTTTCCAATGACTTTGGGATGGTGACTGAACGGTTTATGACCGACCCCAAAGTCCTGCCAATGGTACCTGTACAGTTACGGGACGGTAGTAAACATGAAGAAGGAATGGCACTGCTGCGACAGATGGTACTAGCAAGAGCTTTTCCAGATTTAGAGCCAAACCAGCGTCTGACTAAAATTACCGCAATTTTTGACAGTCCTGAAACCTTAGACCGTTTATGTGGTGCTAGTGGCGGTCATGTGCGGAATTTACTCCGGTTTCTCAATGATTGGATCATGGAAGAAGGAAAACTACCCCTGTCCCGTAATGGTCTAGAACGTATGATTAAGGCTCAGCATCATAAACTTGTGTTAGCGATCACTGATGATGAGTGGGATTTACTGCGTAAAGTAGCTAAGGATAAAAAAGTGACTGGAGATGATGGATATCAAATCTTAATCCGCAGTCGCTTTGTTTATGAGTATTATGATCAAGAAGAACCTTGGTTTGATGTTAATCCGATTTTGGCAGAAGCTAAGGAACTAGTTTGA
- a CDS encoding restriction endonuclease subunit R — MTILQASHLSLEDVHHTFGFQRQYNSSLTSRLSLDTITEFEQRELEQIRTDFDNYLIAGKVSEGLVKALTVFPLLRLAGFYRSPIKISLEEGIADIDIEDQDTKITGRLDILAINKAKQTVDKVSFWVLVIETKNSSADVSVGLPQLLTYAYKSLDHQDSVWGLSTNGYIYQFIYIQAGNPPIYQLMPVLNLMESESSIKLLQVIKAIALL, encoded by the coding sequence ATGACAATTCTACAAGCTAGTCACCTATCTCTAGAAGATGTCCATCATACCTTTGGCTTTCAACGGCAATACAATAGTTCATTAACTTCCCGGTTATCCCTAGACACTATCACCGAATTTGAGCAACGGGAATTGGAACAAATTCGGACTGATTTTGATAATTACTTAATCGCCGGTAAAGTATCTGAAGGACTGGTAAAAGCTCTAACTGTTTTTCCCTTACTGCGATTAGCTGGCTTCTATCGCTCTCCAATCAAGATTTCCTTGGAAGAAGGGATTGCTGATATTGATATTGAAGACCAGGATACCAAAATTACTGGCAGACTAGATATTCTAGCAATCAACAAAGCTAAACAGACAGTAGATAAAGTATCGTTTTGGGTCTTAGTTATCGAAACTAAAAACAGTAGTGCTGATGTATCCGTTGGTTTACCTCAATTACTGACCTATGCCTATAAGAGTTTAGACCATCAAGACTCAGTTTGGGGACTATCGACTAACGGATACATTTATCAGTTTATTTATATCCAAGCTGGCAATCCTCCGATTTATCAGTTGATGCCAGTATTAAACCTGATGGAATCGGAGTCATCGATTAAATTACTACAAGTTATTAAAGCTATAGCGCTCCTATAG